From Mobula birostris isolate sMobBir1 chromosome 8, sMobBir1.hap1, whole genome shotgun sequence, the proteins below share one genomic window:
- the LOC140202208 gene encoding uncharacterized protein produces the protein MTIEGDSGKCLTAVYPCMFEYTWCNWTVAASHWKGVVVQIHGFSSPEDCNQNRDEICISQQIAQQVAQACLNKTQNFVNSVLAVYATFEPGRSNQAEKCFQVESHMSNEIQASSPSLYAVLMLSNFGISQEINVAPDSEADEKSIVNQPNNLISGEAAELVSWNCEGRWSDAHFQVFAQPMAKKQSAWKSTEQSDYFLVSSHGVQVSAQQHASNLEYVHLWNSLCAVLLSRISQTLPSTHFEFSSLLRPSLSHVGFYGSTPSEEMQYRGKSVQLDISKGISMDLVKSFDSADRWMALESNLVSDDWVSPSWDVFENLGSGNLGYKRMLPVETLQTYKYMQTKTDHNEPWEPQSSVEIINAGMRESEMIYSVSLDQMVLSSLTPSFHDCIWMKTKSQNLFVVEGGLQTLYQTDETVPLIAPSHVPTTLETNSSLVTGNESRNSEVQWLKTQMLSSRTFIELVQQDTEATEKEIDKTSLLGAQPTINPSVSHPPVSMTLVPKLQDEDVDYEQSDVILPTSAENSPQRSQKILVFGSHLALRKS, from the exons ATGACCATTGAGGGAGACTCTGGTAAATGTCTCACTGCAGTCTACCCTTGTATGTTTGAATACACATGGTGCAACTGGACTGTTGCAGCAAGTCACTGGAAAGGTGTTGTAGTGCAAATACACGGATTCTCATCACCAGAAGACTGCAACCAGAATAGGGATGAAATTTGTATTTCACAACAAATTGCTCAGCAGGTGGCACAAGCCTGTCTCAACAAAACTCAAAACTTTGTCAATAGTGTTTTAGCAGTGTATGCCACCTTTGAGCCGGGGAGATCAAACCAAGCTGAAAAGTGTTTCCAAGTTGAGTCTCACATGTCAAATGAGATTCAGGCTTCTAGCCCTTCACTTTATGCTGTGCTGATGCTATCTAATTTTGGAATATCCCAGGAAATTAATGTTGCTCCTGACAGTGAAGCTGATGAAAAGTCTATCGTGAACCAGCCTAACAATTTGATCAGTGGTGAAGCTGCAGAACTGGTATCTTGGAATTGTGAGGGAAGATGGAGTGATGCTCATTTTCAGGTATTTGCCCAACCAATGGCTAAAAAACAGAGCGCTTGGAAATCCACTGAGCAAAGTGATTACTTTCTGGTTTCCAGCCATGGAGTGCAAGTATCTGCTCAACAGCATGCATCAAATTTAGAATATGTCCATTTGTGGAATTCTCTTTGTGCAGTACTACTCAGTAGGATCTCCCAAACGCTTCCTTCCACTCATTTTGAATTCTCCAGTCTACTGAGACCATCACTTTCCCATGTAGGCTTTTATGGAAGCACCCCTTCAGAGGAAATGCAATACAGAGGGAAATCTGTGCAGTTAGATATATCAAAAGGAATCTCAATGGATCTCGTGAAATCATTTGACTCTGCAGACAGGTGGATGGCACTGGAAAGTAATCTTGTATCTGATGACTGGGTTTCACCTAGCTGGGATGTGTTTGAAAATCTTGGTAGTGGAAATTTGGGCTataaaaggatgttgccagtgGAAACATTGCAGACATATAAATACATGCAAACCAAAACTGATCATAATGAGCCATGGGAGCCTCAGAGCTCAGTGGAAATCATCAATGCTGGAATGAGAGAATCTGAAATGATCTACTCTGTTAGTCTGGATCAAATGGTACTCTCTTCATTAACTCCCTCATTTCATGACTGTATATGGATGAAAACTAAATCCCAGAATTTGTTTGTAGTTGAGGGTGGTTTGCAGACTTTGTACCAAACTGATGAAACAGTGCCATTGATTGCACCAAGCCATGTACCCACAACATTGGAAACAAACTCCAGTCTGGTGACTGGAAATGAATCCAGGAATTCTGAAGTGCAGTGGCTAAAAACACAAATGTTGAGTAGCAGGACTTTTATTGAGCTAGTACAGCAGGATACTGAAGCTACTGAAAAGGAGATTGATAAGACCAGTTTACTTGGTGCTCAACCTACAATTAATCCATCTGTTTCACATCCACCTGTGTCGATGACATTAGTACCAAAACTTCAAGATGAAGATGTAG ATTATGAACAGTCTGATGTCATTTTACCCACCTCTGCAGAAAATTCTCCCCAAAGGAGCCAAAAG